A stretch of Campylobacter gracilis DNA encodes these proteins:
- the pgp3 gene encoding peptidoglycan metallopeptidase Pgp3, whose amino-acid sequence MKFLAIFALLAIKIFALDIVNGDVVILKLDKSTTELSFGSKQIPLITAPNSSDKIAVLAANYRAKGDFALRIVDQSGSHEQIVALKKGEYKKEALSVAPGKVKPPKEAATRIKKELDEANAIYAITTPRYLFSTPFELPLNSKITSAFGNARTFNGELKSYHSGTDYRAAVGTAVRAANDGVVVIAKDRYYAGGSVVIDHGGGIYSQYYHLSEIKVTLGDHVRKGDEIALSGESGRVSGPHLHFGIAINGVSVNPLSFVAKFNEVVFGER is encoded by the coding sequence ATGAAATTTCTAGCTATTTTTGCACTTTTGGCGATCAAAATTTTCGCTTTAGACATAGTAAACGGTGATGTTGTTATCTTAAAATTAGATAAAAGCACAACCGAGTTGAGCTTTGGCTCAAAGCAAATTCCTCTCATCACAGCTCCAAATTCTAGCGATAAAATCGCCGTTTTAGCGGCGAATTACCGTGCTAAGGGAGATTTCGCGCTGCGAATAGTAGATCAAAGCGGCAGTCACGAGCAGATCGTCGCTTTGAAAAAGGGCGAGTATAAAAAAGAGGCTCTAAGTGTCGCTCCAGGCAAGGTTAAACCACCCAAAGAAGCCGCCACGCGTATCAAAAAAGAGCTCGACGAAGCCAACGCGATCTATGCGATCACCACGCCGCGCTATCTTTTTTCCACGCCGTTTGAGCTGCCTTTAAACTCCAAAATAACCTCTGCATTCGGCAATGCTCGCACCTTCAACGGCGAGCTTAAAAGCTATCACAGCGGCACCGATTATCGTGCCGCGGTAGGTACTGCGGTGCGCGCCGCCAACGACGGCGTCGTAGTCATCGCCAAAGACCGCTACTACGCGGGCGGTTCGGTCGTGATCGATCACGGCGGCGGCATCTATTCGCAGTACTATCATCTAAGCGAGATCAAGGTAACGCTTGGCGATCACGTTCGCAAAGGCGATGAAATCGCGCTTTCGGGCGAGAGCGGTAGAGTCAGCGGCCCGCATCTGCACTTCGGCATCGCGATCAACGGCGTGAGCGTCAATCCGCTAAGCTTCGTCGCTAAATTTAATGAAGTGGTTTTTGGCGAGCGCTAA
- a CDS encoding methylated-DNA--[protein]-cysteine S-methyltransferase, translated as MQKAFFNSPIGMLEIWDDEIGICSIDWVKSSVYGPNDEIFKKHDAGLIGFVRATDDKGRDLRLSDLRKNLALCTDELSAYFRGELESFSVKLSQNGTQFQKSVWSALLDTPYGEVVTYGELARAIGRPHASRAVGSANGKNKIPIIVPCHRVVASGGLGGYSGAGGVATKAWLLNFERENLAKLGK; from the coding sequence ATGCAAAAAGCCTTTTTTAATTCGCCCATTGGAATGCTTGAAATTTGGGATGACGAGATCGGGATCTGCAGCATCGACTGGGTCAAAAGCTCTGTCTACGGGCCCAATGATGAGATCTTTAAAAAACACGACGCAGGGCTTATCGGCTTTGTGCGTGCTACGGATGATAAAGGACGCGATTTAAGGCTTAGCGATTTAAGAAAGAATTTAGCTCTTTGCACCGATGAGCTTAGCGCCTATTTTAGGGGAGAGCTTGAGAGCTTCAGCGTTAAACTGAGCCAAAATGGCACGCAGTTTCAAAAGTCCGTGTGGAGCGCGCTTTTAGATACCCCTTACGGCGAGGTCGTAACATACGGCGAGCTAGCCCGGGCTATCGGCAGACCGCACGCAAGCCGAGCAGTAGGCAGCGCAAATGGCAAAAACAAAATCCCCATCATCGTGCCGTGCCACCGCGTCGTAGCTTCGGGCGGGCTCGGAGGATACAGCGGCGCGGGCGGCGTAGCGACCAAAGCGTGGCTGCTAAACTTTGAAAGAGAAAATTTAGCCAAATTGGGCAAGTAA
- a CDS encoding sugar transferase, with amino-acid sequence MKKQLCVLIILAVDIFGIWLCFGLAVVLKNLLYGDSVLLDIGRYQGFAPSYVIMIFLFFYQGIYSRRYDFWHESRILVRSCFFGLLLSLALLALIKVNYEFSRASFILSFAFMAVVLPLFKLITKRELFKFGLWRKRAKILGEGEEFESAVLESAYLGYVRALGNDYDVLFIGGSRLGAKALNELIEHNIKKNKEILFTPVLRSYDFTQVDIYSVFASRTSLFAIRNSLKSPLNLALKRGLDLALIFLALPLLVPIFGVIALMMKLKEPTGRIFFSHQRMGFGGKPFGCLKFRSMKENGDEILAQYLKQNPQEVEYFEKYHKYEHDPRITTLGDFLRKSSLDELPQLINVLKGEMSIVGPRPCAQYERKDMGEYADLILAVKPGITGLWQVSGRSDVDFATRAGMDTWYMKNWSIWNDIVIILKTFKVVLAREGAS; translated from the coding sequence ATGAAAAAGCAACTCTGCGTTTTGATAATCTTGGCGGTCGATATTTTCGGCATCTGGCTTTGCTTCGGACTTGCCGTGGTGCTTAAAAATCTGCTCTACGGCGATAGCGTGTTGCTAGACATCGGTAGGTATCAGGGCTTCGCGCCTTCCTATGTCATAATGATATTTTTGTTTTTCTATCAAGGGATCTATTCGAGGCGATATGATTTTTGGCACGAGAGTAGAATTTTGGTGAGAAGCTGCTTTTTTGGGCTTTTACTCAGCCTAGCGCTACTTGCTTTAATCAAAGTCAATTACGAATTTTCGCGCGCCAGCTTTATTCTGAGCTTTGCCTTTATGGCGGTAGTTTTGCCGCTTTTTAAGCTCATAACGAAAAGGGAGCTTTTTAAATTTGGATTATGGCGAAAGAGGGCGAAAATTTTAGGCGAGGGCGAGGAGTTTGAAAGCGCCGTCTTAGAAAGCGCGTATTTGGGATATGTTAGAGCTCTTGGCAACGATTACGACGTGCTGTTTATCGGCGGAAGTAGGCTTGGTGCGAAAGCCTTGAACGAGCTTATTGAACATAATATCAAAAAAAACAAAGAAATTTTATTTACCCCCGTGCTGCGCTCATACGATTTTACGCAGGTAGATATTTACAGCGTTTTTGCCTCGCGTACCAGCCTCTTTGCGATACGAAATTCTCTGAAAAGCCCTTTAAATTTAGCGCTTAAACGCGGGCTTGATTTGGCGCTAATTTTCTTAGCACTTCCTTTGCTGGTGCCGATTTTTGGCGTAATCGCGCTGATGATGAAGCTAAAAGAGCCCACGGGGCGCATATTTTTTTCGCACCAAAGGATGGGATTTGGTGGCAAGCCATTTGGGTGTCTGAAATTCCGCTCGATGAAAGAAAACGGTGATGAAATTTTAGCTCAGTATCTAAAGCAAAATCCGCAAGAGGTGGAGTATTTTGAAAAATATCACAAATACGAGCACGATCCGCGCATCACGACGCTGGGTGATTTTTTGCGCAAAAGCTCGCTCGATGAGCTTCCTCAGCTGATCAACGTCCTAAAGGGCGAAATGAGCATCGTAGGTCCTCGCCCGTGCGCGCAATACGAGCGCAAGGATATGGGTGAATATGCAGATCTTATACTCGCCGTCAAGCCCGGTATCACGGGGCTTTGGCAGGTGAGCGGGCGCAGCGATGTGGATTTTGCGACCAGGGCGGGCATGGATACGTGGTATATGAAAAACTGGTCTATCTGGAACGACATCGTAATTATTTTAAAAACTTTCAAAGTCGTTTTAGCGCGCGAAGGGGCAAGCTGA
- a CDS encoding RusA family crossover junction endodeoxyribonuclease, translated as MKKILAGSDFKLKGSVKGRVRVASRDGAIVNFTAADFGVQSLNDKISLSGEQFERFRARIFGILNSGGRELTGRLTLSSTPKKKARADRLRTADGYAEFDGAFDFGSFCGGDSGAVSSEAGGSLAKTSYATNARRGERDFSARSAQSAQGFTSQAEFQDVSQAEFYGAAQAEFCADTAWDTARENCILQNDAAQDDMSVGLAASFEESANARSKNFMPQSSVSANSAKGQSFIPASRNFISAQSSALVRDSAFEAQNSNFTAQAENFVAENSFVAEQDADLRSKNSTAQSSASKNSTFANSALDIKCANDCKPQGSEFSKGQSAKFASCRAANFALENALEFAPQDENLVGEDSIFLAKGQNYALKNSDEQNLAQKSSTQEWQPLNLPPQSGNEFALEFERSAQPALTGENSTVASSMAEGALGDEPASAAFGSESTFATKPVNFYGKPAHKAPTKERARLPGRPQALPIVSASRPISPSQAPRARLIELKPRFIGIAHRIKISFLKKSASEPGEGVLARVRIPLLMENFGLNDILSSTASYQMAKKMVRTIADLYIAKDLRGVHIDVPVRLEMGFKSGISDVSNHAFIFKLIEDSLVKNGVIDDDNADIVREIKLFKQDVFDGVLVNLVRFE; from the coding sequence ATGAAAAAAATTCTCGCAGGCAGCGATTTTAAGCTAAAAGGCTCGGTCAAAGGCCGCGTGCGCGTCGCGAGTAGGGACGGAGCGATCGTAAATTTTACCGCTGCAGACTTCGGCGTGCAGAGCCTAAACGATAAAATTTCGCTCAGTGGCGAGCAGTTCGAGCGTTTTAGAGCTAGAATTTTTGGGATTTTAAACTCCGGCGGACGCGAGCTTACAGGCAGGCTCACGCTCTCTTCTACGCCCAAAAAGAAAGCCCGCGCAGATCGTCTCCGCACGGCAGATGGCTATGCGGAGTTTGACGGCGCCTTCGATTTTGGTAGCTTTTGCGGCGGAGATTCGGGCGCGGTTTCGTCCGAAGCTGGTGGCAGCTTGGCGAAGACCTCGTATGCCACAAATGCAAGGCGCGGCGAGCGAGATTTTTCTGCGCGCAGCGCTCAGAGTGCGCAAGGCTTTACTTCGCAGGCAGAATTTCAAGATGTTTCGCAAGCAGAATTTTATGGTGCGGCTCAGGCGGAATTTTGCGCAGATACCGCGTGGGATACAGCGCGCGAGAATTGTATTTTGCAAAATGACGCCGCGCAGGATGATATGAGCGTGGGGCTTGCTGCTAGTTTCGAAGAGAGCGCAAATGCGAGGAGTAAAAATTTTATGCCGCAAAGCTCTGTGTCTGCGAATTCTGCTAAAGGGCAAAGCTTCATTCCTGCATCGCGAAATTTTATTTCCGCGCAAAGCTCTGCGCTCGTGAGAGATTCCGCATTTGAGGCGCAAAATTCTAATTTTACGGCGCAAGCGGAGAATTTTGTGGCTGAAAATTCGTTTGTAGCAGAGCAGGACGCGGACTTACGAAGTAAAAATTCTACGGCGCAAAGCTCTGCATCAAAAAATTCCACTTTCGCAAATTCTGCGCTTGATATAAAGTGCGCAAATGATTGCAAGCCTCAAGGCTCCGAGTTTTCCAAGGGGCAAAGCGCTAAATTTGCTAGCTGCCGTGCCGCAAATTTTGCCTTAGAAAATGCCTTGGAATTCGCGCCTCAAGATGAGAATTTAGTCGGTGAGGATTCAATATTTTTGGCAAAAGGGCAAAATTACGCGCTAAAAAATTCCGACGAGCAAAATTTAGCACAGAAAAGCTCCACACAAGAGTGGCAGCCTTTAAATTTGCCACCGCAATCGGGAAATGAATTTGCGCTCGAATTTGAGCGATCAGCGCAGCCCGCGTTAACGGGTGAGAATTCTACGGTTGCTTCTTCTATGGCGGAGGGGGCGCTTGGTGATGAGCCCGCGTCTGCTGCTTTTGGGAGCGAATCAACTTTTGCGACTAAGCCCGTAAATTTCTATGGCAAGCCTGCGCACAAAGCGCCTACAAAAGAGCGCGCACGCCTGCCGGGGCGTCCGCAGGCTCTGCCTATTGTAAGCGCTTCGCGTCCTATCTCGCCATCGCAAGCGCCTAGAGCTAGGCTCATCGAGCTTAAGCCGCGCTTCATAGGTATCGCGCACAGGATTAAAATTTCGTTTTTGAAAAAGAGCGCGAGCGAGCCGGGCGAAGGGGTTTTGGCGCGCGTTCGTATTCCACTTTTGATGGAGAATTTCGGTCTTAATGATATTTTGTCGTCCACGGCGAGCTACCAAATGGCGAAAAAGATGGTGCGAACGATCGCTGATCTTTACATCGCCAAGGACCTGCGCGGCGTACATATAGACGTGCCGGTGCGCCTTGAAATGGGCTTTAAAAGCGGTATCTCCGACGTCAGCAACCACGCCTTTATCTTTAAGCTCATCGAGGACAGCCTCGTTAAAAACGGCGTCATCGACGATGATAATGCAGATATCGTGCGGGAGATCAAACTCTTTAAGCAAGACGTTTTCGATGGGGTTTTAGTAAACCTCGTGCGGTTTGAGTAG
- a CDS encoding mannose-1-phosphate guanylyltransferase/mannose-6-phosphate isomerase produces the protein MTNIILSGGSGTRLWPISRTLMPKQFVRLFDDRSLFMMSYERNSPLCERTLVVSNEQQYFLALDQLEILGARGVKFLLEPVGRNTAPAIALACLSLKAEEIVFVTPSDHLIRDEAAYKNSVLRARELAKQGFLVTFGIRPADANTGYGYIEASGEDVLKFHEKPGLAAAQSYIAAGNFYWNSGMFMFKAGVFLSELKAQSPEIYEACVRAYENSNAENPLRIKLDDMQEIPADSIDYAVMEHTSLAKVVPADIGWSDLGSFDSLDAELPKDANGNTASEQNIALNSKNNLIIGSGRTIAAIDIEDLAIVDTKDALLVCKKGSTQKVKQVVERLGDSDLARVHVTTHRPWGSYTVLEDERGYKIKRIVVKPGKRLSLQKHYHRNEHWIVVSGTATVTVGERNFLLRENESTFIRMGEVHRLANEGKIPVVLIEAQVGSYTGEDDIVRLQDDFNRS, from the coding sequence ATGACTAATATAATCCTAAGCGGCGGCAGCGGTACGAGGCTGTGGCCCATCAGCCGCACGCTTATGCCAAAGCAGTTCGTACGCCTCTTTGACGACCGCTCGCTTTTTATGATGAGCTACGAGCGAAACTCCCCGCTATGCGAGCGCACGCTCGTCGTCTCGAACGAGCAGCAGTATTTTTTGGCGCTCGATCAGCTTGAGATTTTAGGCGCGCGCGGCGTAAAATTTCTGCTCGAGCCCGTCGGCAGAAACACGGCTCCTGCGATCGCGCTTGCGTGCTTGAGCCTAAAGGCCGAGGAGATCGTTTTCGTAACGCCGAGTGATCATCTAATTAGAGATGAGGCGGCGTATAAAAACAGCGTCTTGCGCGCACGCGAGCTTGCGAAGCAGGGATTTTTGGTGACGTTTGGTATTAGGCCCGCGGATGCAAATACGGGCTACGGCTATATCGAAGCAAGCGGCGAGGACGTGTTAAAATTTCACGAAAAGCCCGGGCTTGCGGCAGCGCAAAGCTACATAGCGGCGGGGAATTTTTACTGGAACAGCGGCATGTTTATGTTTAAAGCTGGCGTATTTTTAAGCGAGCTAAAGGCGCAGAGCCCTGAAATTTACGAAGCCTGCGTCCGTGCGTACGAAAATTCTAACGCAGAAAATCCGCTTAGAATTAAACTAGACGATATGCAAGAAATCCCAGCAGATAGCATCGATTACGCAGTTATGGAGCACACGAGCCTTGCTAAGGTCGTACCTGCAGACATCGGCTGGAGCGATCTGGGAAGCTTCGATAGCTTAGACGCCGAGCTACCTAAAGACGCGAACGGCAACACCGCAAGCGAGCAAAATATCGCTCTAAATTCTAAAAACAATCTCATCATCGGCTCGGGCCGCACGATAGCCGCCATAGACATCGAGGATCTCGCTATCGTCGATACCAAAGACGCCCTACTCGTATGTAAAAAAGGCTCTACTCAAAAGGTAAAGCAGGTAGTGGAGCGGCTCGGAGATAGCGATCTAGCGCGCGTGCACGTAACGACGCACCGCCCATGGGGCAGCTACACGGTGCTCGAAGATGAGCGCGGCTATAAGATCAAGCGTATCGTCGTTAAGCCCGGCAAGCGGCTATCGCTGCAGAAGCACTACCATCGCAACGAGCACTGGATCGTCGTTAGTGGCACCGCGACCGTGACTGTGGGCGAGCGAAATTTCTTGTTGCGCGAGAACGAATCGACGTTCATTAGGATGGGCGAGGTTCATCGCCTCGCAAACGAGGGCAAAATCCCCGTCGTACTAATCGAAGCTCAAGTTGGCAGCTACACCGGCGAGGACGATATCGTGCGCCTACAAGATGATTTTAATAGGAGCTAG
- the dapE gene encoding succinyl-diaminopimelate desuccinylase, which translates to MKPIEILKELIKFRSLTPSDDGAFNYVSMLLADFSEDRFELNGVTNAIFTKRFGQGPHLCFAGHIDVVPPGEGWASDPFKPVEADGFLYGRGAQDMKSGIAAAICALAAARDFKGTLSLLLTSDEEGEGIYGTREMLSKLREQGALPDFAVVAEPTCEVRFGDTIKIGRRGSINGILTLTGIGGHAAYPDKCINPVHILAPVLASLAGHDLDAGSEDFAPAKIVITDIRGGSQVVNVTPKDVRVMFNVRGGVGLGLKDVRDYVLRLFELDAKDALCSESESCGKLEMSCTAQLRAGASLHLALKSSSKPFLTQRNSKIVQKLSASVQKICGAAAELNTAGGTSDARYFAEFGVETAEFGVRNDTIHQINERVEISDVENLAKIFIDLIENFG; encoded by the coding sequence ATGAAACCGATTGAAATTCTAAAAGAGCTCATCAAATTCCGCTCGCTCACGCCTAGCGACGACGGAGCTTTCAACTACGTCTCGATGCTGCTGGCAGACTTTAGCGAGGATAGATTCGAGCTAAACGGCGTAACTAACGCGATTTTTACCAAGCGCTTCGGACAGGGTCCGCATCTGTGCTTTGCCGGGCACATCGACGTAGTCCCTCCGGGCGAGGGCTGGGCGAGCGATCCGTTTAAGCCGGTGGAAGCGGACGGCTTTTTATACGGGCGCGGCGCACAGGATATGAAAAGTGGCATCGCAGCGGCGATCTGCGCGCTAGCGGCGGCACGCGATTTTAAGGGCACGCTAAGCCTACTGCTAACCAGCGATGAGGAGGGCGAGGGTATCTACGGCACGCGCGAAATGCTCTCTAAATTGCGCGAGCAAGGTGCCCTACCCGACTTCGCAGTCGTTGCGGAGCCTACATGCGAAGTGCGCTTCGGCGATACCATTAAGATCGGCCGTCGCGGCTCGATTAACGGCATCCTCACACTCACGGGTATCGGCGGGCACGCGGCCTACCCAGATAAATGCATCAATCCTGTCCACATTTTAGCGCCGGTGCTAGCAAGCCTCGCGGGGCATGATCTGGACGCAGGTAGCGAGGATTTCGCTCCAGCCAAGATAGTCATCACCGACATTCGCGGCGGTTCGCAGGTCGTAAACGTAACACCCAAGGATGTGCGCGTGATGTTTAACGTCCGCGGCGGCGTAGGACTGGGGCTAAAAGACGTGCGAGACTACGTACTGAGGTTATTTGAGTTAGATGCAAAAGACGCGCTGTGCAGCGAAAGCGAATCCTGCGGCAAGCTAGAAATGAGCTGCACCGCGCAGCTACGAGCAGGCGCGTCGCTACACCTTGCGTTAAAAAGCTCCTCAAAGCCTTTTTTAACTCAGCGAAACTCCAAAATCGTGCAAAAACTAAGCGCTAGCGTGCAGAAGATCTGCGGCGCAGCAGCCGAGCTAAACACCGCAGGCGGCACGAGCGATGCGAGATACTTCGCGGAGTTTGGCGTGGAGACGGCGGAGTTTGGCGTGCGAAACGACACTATCCATCAGATCAATGAACGAGTAGAGATTAGCGACGTCGAAAATTTAGCTAAAATTTTTATCGATCTGATAGAAAATTTTGGCTAA
- a CDS encoding lipid-binding SYLF domain-containing protein, which produces MKKFLLLASVALCGLLHADVVANQEVIAATNVVRSFVAANNFGTDERYLTSAKAVAILTDVKRLAAGASLQYGDGIFSVKGENGEWSSPIFIKYKGYGVGLQAGYETSDIVMIFHTTKSYQDIFTGTDTLEINVGAAAGGVGRRTGRATDLPDISAWMVSPGEQTGVYLGVSIDNGRITIDDQLTNDFYERIYDYEDILNDSPRANKYAKRWKEVMRKYFTNGEKYGASSSAAIPVNHVQKKYPDGKPIISNRSPRTHAKATRSKKAKKAK; this is translated from the coding sequence ATGAAAAAGTTTTTGCTTCTAGCATCTGTTGCACTTTGCGGTCTTTTGCACGCGGACGTCGTGGCAAATCAAGAGGTTATAGCGGCGACTAACGTCGTTAGATCTTTCGTAGCGGCTAATAACTTCGGCACCGATGAGCGCTATCTAACCAGCGCCAAAGCCGTCGCAATCCTAACCGACGTAAAACGTTTAGCTGCGGGCGCATCGCTACAATACGGCGATGGAATTTTTAGCGTCAAAGGCGAGAACGGCGAGTGGAGTTCGCCGATTTTTATCAAATATAAAGGCTACGGCGTGGGCTTACAGGCAGGCTACGAGACGAGCGACATCGTGATGATCTTTCATACTACGAAGTCATATCAAGACATTTTTACCGGCACAGACACCCTTGAGATTAATGTAGGTGCTGCGGCAGGCGGCGTAGGTAGAAGAACAGGTCGCGCAACTGATCTGCCTGATATTTCTGCATGGATGGTAAGCCCGGGCGAGCAAACAGGCGTCTACCTAGGCGTATCGATCGACAACGGCAGAATCACTATCGACGATCAGCTAACTAACGACTTCTACGAGAGAATTTACGACTACGAGGACATCTTAAATGACTCTCCACGCGCGAATAAATACGCAAAAAGATGGAAAGAAGTGATGAGGAAATATTTTACAAACGGCGAGAAATACGGCGCTAGCAGCAGCGCGGCGATACCTGTAAATCACGTGCAGAAAAAATACCCTGATGGTAAGCCAATCATCTCAAACCGCTCTCCTAGAACTCATGCTAAGGCTACGCGAAGCAAAAAGGCTAAAAAAGCAAAATAA
- a CDS encoding glycosyltransferase, translating to MKILFITLRADHGGGPKHIDLLINNLSSEIEIYLACPQDRPYYDLWNESKKIKDIFILPHRKFSVKKLLGLNKFIKDNDIEIVHSHGKGAGIYSRILKILNQRLKIVHTLHGVHIGEYGFFKKSAYIFLERFLTLFTDKFINVSMNENSLCLKLKLFKKSKSEVVHNGVKALLKDDDAKIKFNLSGKRMVTTISRFDYAKNMSLAYEIAQNFKDNSDIVFLWLGDGDDRAKFESMAQKDGVNIIFTGFTDEVPAYLSATDIYLSTSRWEGLPYALIEAQSLGIPVVATNVVGNNEVVENGKSGFLFENAQQACRDIEILLNDEKIYGKMQSEALLNFKDKFDIGIAIRKVEKIYEQIFENRSTRELQ from the coding sequence ATGAAAATTTTATTTATCACGCTTAGGGCCGATCACGGCGGTGGACCAAAACACATCGATCTGCTTATAAATAATTTATCTAGCGAGATAGAGATATATCTTGCTTGTCCGCAAGATAGGCCCTACTATGATCTGTGGAACGAGTCAAAAAAGATTAAAGACATATTTATCTTGCCGCATAGAAAATTTAGTGTGAAAAAACTCCTTGGGCTGAATAAATTTATAAAAGATAATGATATAGAGATAGTCCATTCCCATGGTAAGGGCGCAGGCATCTATTCTCGGATACTTAAAATTTTAAATCAAAGGCTAAAAATAGTCCACACTTTGCACGGCGTCCATATCGGAGAATACGGCTTTTTTAAAAAGAGCGCATATATTTTTTTGGAGCGATTTTTAACGCTATTTACCGATAAATTTATAAATGTCTCAATGAACGAAAATAGCCTTTGCTTAAAGCTTAAATTATTCAAAAAAAGCAAGAGCGAGGTCGTGCATAACGGCGTAAAAGCTCTTTTAAAAGACGATGATGCCAAGATAAAATTTAATCTATCGGGGAAAAGGATGGTTACGACTATTTCGAGATTTGATTATGCGAAAAATATGTCCTTGGCGTACGAGATAGCTCAAAATTTTAAAGACAACTCAGACATCGTTTTTTTGTGGCTCGGAGACGGCGACGATAGGGCAAAATTTGAATCTATGGCGCAAAAAGACGGCGTAAATATAATCTTTACGGGCTTTACCGACGAAGTGCCCGCGTATCTATCCGCTACGGACATATACCTGTCTACATCCAGGTGGGAGGGGCTGCCTTATGCGCTCATAGAGGCGCAGTCGCTCGGTATCCCGGTAGTAGCGACAAACGTAGTGGGAAATAACGAAGTCGTAGAAAACGGCAAAAGCGGATTTTTGTTTGAGAACGCACAGCAGGCGTGCCGGGATATAGAAATTTTATTAAATGATGAGAAAATATACGGTAAAATGCAAAGCGAAGCGTTGCTAAATTTTAAAGATAAATTTGATATCGGCATCGCGATTCGTAAAGTGGAAAAAATTTACGAGCAAATATTTGAAAATAGATCAACTAGGGAGCTGCAATGA
- a CDS encoding glycosyltransferase family 4 protein, producing MKKALIHDWFSTYAGAEKCVESFTDIWDDFEIYSLIDFLSDADRNKILKGKRAHTSFIQKLPFAKDKYRNYLPLFPLAIEQFDLSGYDVVLSSSHAVAKGVLTHSNQLHIAYVHTPIRYAWDLYYQYLRESGLDRGLKGMLAKYFLHKIRLWDASTANRVDHYVANSRYIARRIKKTYGKPSDVIYPPVDVDKFTLREAKEDFYLTASRMVPYKKIDLIVEAFSQTDKKLLVIGDGPDMAKIKSKAGKNVELLGFTDDETMADLMGRAKAFVFAAEEDFGITPVEAQACGTPVICFGRGGARETVLDGESGLYFMEQNTKELLAAVAKFEQNYDKFEPVKIRENSLKFSRARFEAEIKSYVEKKYEEFKDGLND from the coding sequence ATGAAAAAAGCCCTTATCCACGACTGGTTTAGCACCTACGCAGGCGCGGAGAAATGCGTCGAGAGTTTTACCGATATCTGGGATGATTTTGAAATTTACAGCCTCATCGACTTTTTAAGCGATGCCGACAGAAATAAAATTTTAAAAGGTAAGCGCGCCCACACGAGCTTTATCCAGAAGCTGCCCTTTGCGAAGGACAAATATCGCAACTACCTGCCGCTATTTCCGCTCGCGATAGAGCAGTTTGATCTAAGCGGCTACGATGTCGTGCTATCCAGCTCGCATGCCGTCGCAAAGGGGGTGCTGACGCACTCAAATCAGCTTCACATCGCTTATGTACATACGCCGATCCGCTACGCGTGGGATCTATATTATCAGTACTTGCGCGAAAGTGGGCTGGATCGCGGTTTAAAGGGCATGCTGGCGAAGTATTTTTTGCATAAAATTAGGCTTTGGGACGCGAGCACCGCAAACCGCGTGGATCACTACGTCGCAAACAGCCGCTACATCGCGCGCCGTATAAAAAAAACCTACGGTAAGCCTAGCGATGTCATCTACCCGCCCGTGGATGTGGATAAATTTACGCTGCGCGAAGCCAAAGAGGACTTCTACCTCACTGCCTCGCGCATGGTGCCGTACAAAAAGATCGATCTCATTGTAGAGGCGTTTTCGCAGACGGATAAAAAGTTGCTCGTTATTGGCGATGGCCCCGATATGGCCAAAATAAAATCAAAAGCGGGCAAAAACGTCGAGCTTTTGGGCTTTACAGACGATGAGACGATGGCGGATCTCATGGGGCGAGCCAAGGCGTTCGTTTTTGCCGCAGAGGAGGACTTTGGCATTACGCCCGTAGAGGCACAGGCATGCGGCACGCCGGTGATTTGCTTCGGGCGCGGCGGCGCTCGCGAGACGGTGCTTGACGGCGAGAGCGGACTGTATTTTATGGAGCAAAATACAAAGGAGCTGCTCGCCGCCGTAGCTAAATTTGAGCAAAATTATGATAAATTTGAGCCTGTAAAAATCAGAGAAAATTCTTTAAAATTTTCGCGCGCGCGCTTTGAAGCCGAGATCAAAAGCTACGTCGAGAAAAAATATGAGGAATTTAAGGACGGCTTAAATGACTAA